Proteins co-encoded in one Thermochromatium tepidum ATCC 43061 genomic window:
- the rsmB gene encoding 16S rRNA (cytosine(967)-C(5))-methyltransferase RsmB: MERVLTERRHRPPPIAVSPGAEPRAAAARALQSVLEHGQSLARLRQTDTTPGSAADQALVQEMVYGTLRLLPRLQLIAGCLLERPLKPRDGDIQALILIGLYQLGFMHTPPHAAVSATVEASRVLGKPRMASLVNALLRRFQREYEALLRQIDTQPESRWLYPDWLLERLRNDWPDDWESIVRASNERAPMALRVNPLRVTRADYLGQLKAAGIGAHAIAGLETGILLDQPRPMRELPGFDDGWVSIQDSGAQLAARLLDAQPGERVLDACAAPGNKTAAILERAGNALDLVAIDNDAARLARVGTTLDRLGLSAQVRVGDASAPHGDWTARPFDCILLDVPCSATGVIRRHPDIKWLRRPDDIGALVATQSRLLEAVWSLLRPGGRLLYSTCSLLAAENECQVETFLARHPEAHALELATDWGCPRPPGRQLLPTARGHDGFFYALLAKDTP, translated from the coding sequence ATGGAGCGCGTCTTGACTGAACGCCGACATCGCCCGCCTCCAATCGCCGTCTCGCCGGGGGCCGAGCCGCGCGCCGCAGCGGCGCGCGCCCTACAGTCGGTGCTCGAACACGGCCAGTCGCTCGCGCGACTCCGACAAACCGACACGACACCAGGTTCAGCGGCCGATCAGGCCTTGGTGCAGGAGATGGTCTATGGCACATTGCGTCTGCTGCCGCGTCTTCAGCTGATTGCCGGCTGTCTGCTCGAACGCCCGCTCAAGCCGCGCGATGGCGACATCCAGGCGCTGATCCTGATCGGACTCTATCAGCTCGGCTTCATGCACACACCGCCACATGCCGCCGTCTCGGCCACGGTCGAGGCGAGCCGAGTGCTTGGCAAGCCCCGGATGGCCAGCCTGGTCAACGCACTCCTGCGACGCTTCCAGCGCGAGTATGAAGCCCTGCTCCGCCAGATCGATACCCAACCCGAGTCACGCTGGCTCTATCCCGACTGGCTGCTCGAACGGCTCAGGAACGACTGGCCGGATGACTGGGAGTCGATCGTCCGAGCCAGCAACGAACGTGCCCCTATGGCCCTGCGCGTCAACCCGCTGCGGGTGACGCGTGCTGACTATCTGGGCCAACTCAAGGCCGCCGGCATCGGCGCGCACGCCATCGCGGGATTGGAGACCGGCATCCTGCTCGATCAGCCCCGACCCATGCGCGAACTGCCGGGCTTTGACGATGGCTGGGTCTCGATCCAGGACAGCGGGGCACAGCTGGCCGCGCGCCTGCTCGACGCCCAGCCCGGCGAGCGGGTGCTCGACGCCTGTGCCGCACCTGGGAACAAGACGGCCGCCATCCTGGAACGCGCCGGCAACGCCTTGGACCTGGTCGCCATCGACAACGATGCCGCACGTCTGGCCAGGGTCGGCACGACGCTCGACCGACTCGGACTCAGCGCTCAGGTACGGGTCGGCGATGCGTCCGCTCCGCACGGGGACTGGACCGCCCGCCCCTTCGACTGCATCCTGCTCGATGTCCCCTGTTCGGCGACCGGCGTCATCCGGCGTCACCCCGACATCAAATGGCTGCGCCGCCCCGACGATATCGGTGCACTCGTCGCCACCCAGTCGCGCCTCCTGGAGGCCGTCTGGTCGCTGCTGCGTCCAGGCGGACGGTTGCTCTATTCCACCTGCTCGCTGCTCGCCGCAGAGAACGAGTGTCAGGTCGAGACCTTCCTCGCACGCCATCCCGAGGCCCACGCACTTGAGCTCGCGACCGACTGGGGTTGCCCGCGTCCACCTGGACGCCAGCTTCTGCCGACCGCCCGGGGGCACGACGGCTTCTTCTATGCCCTGCTGGCCAAGGACACACCATGA
- the fmt gene encoding methionyl-tRNA formyltransferase codes for MKPLRLIFAGTPDFAVPCLAALLDAGHEVIGVYTQPDRPAGRGRRLQMSPVKTLALDRGLAVYQPERLKDDPEAIEQLRKLGADLMVVVAYGLRLPSAVLEAPRLGCVNVHASLLPRWRGAAPIQRAILAGDTETGVCIMRMEAGLDTGPVFHRIATPIERHETGGTLHDRLAELGARALLEALPTIVAGSPAPEPQDETQATYAHKLSKDEARIDWNTPAEAIERQVRAFNPWPVAQTTLEGATLRIWTAEAEGDASDSLPPGTVIGADRTGIRVATGSGTLRITCLQPAGKRPMSAADYLNARQLDGARLD; via the coding sequence ATGAAACCGCTGCGCCTCATTTTCGCCGGCACGCCGGACTTTGCTGTCCCCTGCCTCGCTGCCCTGCTCGATGCCGGGCACGAAGTGATCGGTGTCTATACCCAGCCCGACCGCCCGGCCGGACGCGGACGCAGACTCCAGATGAGCCCAGTGAAGACACTGGCGCTCGATCGCGGTCTGGCAGTGTATCAGCCCGAGAGACTCAAGGACGATCCCGAGGCCATCGAGCAGCTGCGCAAGCTCGGGGCTGACCTGATGGTCGTGGTCGCCTATGGTCTGCGACTGCCGAGCGCAGTCCTGGAAGCGCCCCGGCTCGGTTGCGTCAACGTCCATGCCTCGCTGCTGCCGCGTTGGCGCGGCGCCGCGCCGATCCAACGCGCCATCCTCGCCGGTGATACGGAGACAGGCGTCTGCATCATGCGCATGGAGGCCGGACTCGACACCGGACCGGTCTTCCATCGGATCGCCACACCGATCGAACGCCACGAGACCGGGGGCACCCTGCATGATCGGCTCGCCGAACTCGGCGCGCGCGCACTCCTGGAGGCCCTGCCCACAATCGTCGCGGGTTCGCCAGCCCCCGAACCTCAGGACGAAACGCAGGCCACCTATGCCCACAAACTCAGCAAGGACGAAGCCAGGATCGACTGGAACACGCCCGCCGAGGCCATCGAGCGTCAAGTGCGGGCCTTTAATCCCTGGCCGGTTGCCCAGACGACGCTAGAGGGTGCGACACTACGGATCTGGACGGCCGAGGCCGAGGGCGACGCCAGTGACTCGCTACCCCCAGGCACCGTCATTGGGGCCGATCGCACCGGGATCCGGGTCGCCACCGGATCGGGCACACTGCGTATCACCTGCCTGCAACCGGCGGGCAAAAGGCCCATGAGCGCGGCAGACTACCTCAATGCGCGACAGTTGGATGGAGCGCGTCTTGACTGA
- the def gene encoding peptide deformylase — translation MAILDILVFPDPRLRQKAQPVEQVDNRIRRLIDDMFETMYAAPGIGLAATQVNVQRQVLVIDISKEHDSPMCLINPRILAREGTEQMEEGCLSVPGFFETVTRAAHVSVEALDRNGNPFRLNAEGLLAVCIQHEIDHLDGKLFVDHISILKRQRIRHKLEKQRKEAARTRQNTEPQRSVI, via the coding sequence ATGGCCATACTCGATATCCTCGTCTTCCCCGACCCGCGACTGCGCCAAAAGGCCCAGCCCGTCGAGCAGGTCGATAACCGTATCCGCCGACTCATCGACGACATGTTCGAAACCATGTACGCCGCCCCGGGCATCGGATTGGCAGCGACCCAGGTCAATGTCCAGCGCCAGGTCCTCGTCATCGACATCTCCAAGGAACACGACAGCCCGATGTGTCTGATCAACCCGCGCATCCTGGCGCGCGAGGGCACGGAACAGATGGAAGAGGGCTGTCTGTCGGTCCCCGGTTTCTTCGAAACCGTGACCCGCGCCGCACATGTCAGCGTCGAGGCGCTCGATCGTAACGGCAACCCCTTCAGACTCAACGCCGAAGGACTGCTCGCCGTTTGCATCCAGCACGAGATCGACCATCTCGACGGCAAGCTCTTTGTCGATCACATCTCCATCCTCAAGCGCCAGCGCATCCGTCACAAGCTCGAAAAACAGCGCAAGGAGGCCGCACGCACGCGCCAGAACACCGAGCCACAGCGCAGCGTCATTTGA
- a CDS encoding LysM peptidoglycan-binding domain-containing protein, translated as MCAMQRRFAVISILIGSLALLAPGVFAVELAPDAPQTYRVRPGDTLWDIAGHFLRDPWRWSEVWRANPDIEDPNRIYPGDLLELTMIDGRPVIGRAGPPLVRLSPQMRAEAIEAPVPTIRIGPIAPFLSQPHVTESDTLKQASYVVGFPDEHLVAGTHDAIYVRKIRTSEVSQFQVLRPGDALRDPDSGDLLGYEAAFVANAVLERTGDPAKLRVTRMEREVAVGDRVIPADADRPLTDFQPRPAPPETRGRILSVMNGLAQIGRYDVVIINRGARDRIEPGHVFEVFSGGDKERDQVRSGLANTDWLMESPFSSAFWLGRDFEFKGWRTDEPSRDASLPLHPEYRRNKAEYVKPFERAGVLMVFRVFDRVSFGLILEATRTLRVGDWIAPPPA; from the coding sequence ATGTGCGCCATGCAACGCCGTTTTGCCGTCATTTCAATCCTCATCGGCTCCCTGGCACTCCTGGCGCCGGGGGTGTTTGCGGTCGAGTTGGCGCCTGATGCGCCTCAGACCTATCGGGTGCGTCCGGGTGACACGCTCTGGGACATCGCCGGACACTTTCTGCGCGACCCCTGGCGCTGGTCCGAGGTCTGGCGCGCCAATCCGGACATCGAGGACCCCAATCGCATCTATCCGGGCGACCTGCTCGAACTGACGATGATCGATGGCCGTCCAGTGATCGGACGCGCCGGCCCGCCCCTGGTCAGGCTCAGCCCGCAGATGCGCGCCGAGGCCATCGAAGCACCCGTGCCGACTATCCGCATCGGCCCGATCGCCCCTTTCCTTTCCCAGCCCCATGTCACTGAGTCTGATACGCTCAAGCAGGCCTCCTATGTGGTCGGCTTCCCGGACGAACACCTTGTTGCCGGTACCCATGATGCGATCTATGTGCGCAAGATCCGCACGAGCGAAGTCAGCCAGTTCCAGGTGCTGCGTCCAGGCGATGCGTTGCGCGATCCCGATAGCGGCGATCTGCTCGGTTATGAGGCCGCCTTCGTTGCCAACGCCGTGCTGGAGCGCACGGGCGATCCTGCCAAGCTGCGCGTGACCCGGATGGAACGGGAGGTAGCGGTCGGCGATCGGGTCATCCCAGCCGACGCCGATCGACCGCTGACCGACTTCCAGCCACGTCCGGCCCCGCCGGAGACGCGCGGGCGTATCCTCTCGGTGATGAACGGTCTCGCGCAGATCGGACGGTACGACGTGGTCATCATCAATCGCGGCGCGCGTGATCGAATCGAACCCGGCCATGTATTCGAAGTCTTCAGCGGCGGCGATAAAGAACGCGATCAGGTCCGCAGTGGGCTTGCCAACACCGACTGGCTGATGGAGAGTCCCTTTTCGAGTGCGTTTTGGCTCGGTCGCGACTTTGAATTCAAGGGCTGGCGCACCGACGAACCCTCGCGCGACGCGAGCCTTCCGCTGCATCCGGAGTATCGGCGTAACAAGGCCGAATATGTCAAGCCTTTCGAGCGCGCGGGTGTGCTGATGGTGTTCCGGGTCTTCGATCGGGTCAGTTTCGGTCTCATCCTCGAAGCCACGCGCACGCTGCGGGTGGGCGACTGGATTGCCCCGCCGCCCGCCTGA
- the dprA gene encoding DNA-processing protein DprA codes for MPSQARDWSSASIGDWLALVLAPGIGPRTFERLMEGFGSPSAVLAVDDERLERMGLRPETIAALRRPDQARIEGILTWAEHPDAHLITRADPRYPPLLTQIADPPPLLYARGDVALLSEPQIAIVGTRHPTPGGAEITGTFARRLAGQGLIVTSGLAVGIDGTAHAAALETGHSIAVLGTGPDLVYPAVHRDLARRLVGRGVIVSELPPGQGPLASSFPRRNRLISGLSLGVLVTEAAIKSGSLITARLALEQGREVFAVPGSIRNPLSRGCHALIREGAKLVEEPEEILAELAPQLRALLVEPQAEPARAAEAPAAILPPEQARLLEAIGHDPVNLDELTERTGLAVEQISSMLLLMELEGHVSSLPGGRYARAPTVALTRQPRG; via the coding sequence GTGCCGTCTCAAGCGCGCGACTGGTCGAGCGCGTCGATCGGTGACTGGCTCGCGCTTGTCCTGGCTCCAGGCATCGGGCCGCGCACCTTTGAGCGATTGATGGAGGGCTTCGGCTCACCGAGCGCGGTGCTGGCGGTCGATGACGAGCGTCTCGAGCGGATGGGGCTCAGGCCCGAGACCATCGCCGCCCTGCGTCGGCCCGATCAGGCGAGGATCGAAGGCATCCTCACCTGGGCCGAGCATCCAGACGCCCATCTCATTACGCGCGCCGATCCGCGCTATCCGCCACTCCTGACCCAGATTGCCGATCCACCGCCGCTGCTCTACGCGCGCGGCGATGTCGCTCTGCTGAGCGAGCCGCAGATCGCCATCGTTGGCACCCGCCATCCGACACCCGGCGGAGCCGAGATCACCGGTACCTTTGCGCGCCGGCTGGCCGGTCAGGGTCTAATCGTGACCAGTGGCCTGGCCGTCGGCATCGACGGCACGGCCCATGCCGCCGCCCTGGAGACAGGGCACAGTATCGCGGTGCTCGGCACGGGTCCGGATCTGGTCTATCCGGCCGTGCATCGCGATCTGGCGCGCCGCCTCGTCGGGCGTGGTGTGATCGTCAGCGAACTGCCGCCGGGGCAGGGGCCGCTGGCAAGCAGCTTTCCACGTCGCAACCGGCTCATCAGCGGTCTGAGTCTAGGGGTACTGGTGACAGAGGCGGCGATCAAGAGCGGCTCGCTGATCACGGCCCGACTGGCGTTGGAACAGGGACGCGAGGTCTTCGCGGTGCCGGGCTCGATTCGCAATCCGCTGTCGCGCGGCTGTCACGCTCTGATCCGCGAGGGCGCCAAGCTCGTCGAGGAACCCGAGGAGATCCTGGCCGAACTGGCCCCGCAGTTGCGCGCGCTGCTGGTCGAGCCCCAGGCCGAGCCTGCGCGCGCTGCCGAGGCGCCCGCTGCGATCCTGCCGCCCGAGCAGGCGCGATTGCTGGAGGCCATTGGCCATGATCCGGTCAACCTGGACGAGCTGACTGAACGCACGGGCTTGGCGGTCGAGCAGATTTCATCCATGCTGTTGCTCATGGAGCTCGAGGGTCATGTATCATCCCTGCCAGGTGGTCGCTATGCCCGCGCGCCGACTGTCGCCCTGACCCGTCAGCCCCGGGGCTGA
- a CDS encoding DUF494 family protein — MNENMVDVLIYLYENYMHGEERLLLEQSDLEDELSQAGFSQGEIDKALRWLDELALGVEAAHEHGPVTRSIRVYSERECAKLDLEARGMIMSLEHSGILDPISRELVIDRLLAIDHPRMLVDEVKWVALLVLMNRPGREEAFDQLEAMLYADEPVYLH, encoded by the coding sequence ATGAACGAAAACATGGTCGATGTACTGATCTATCTGTACGAGAATTACATGCACGGCGAGGAGCGTCTGCTGCTCGAGCAGAGCGACCTCGAGGATGAACTGAGCCAGGCCGGTTTCTCTCAAGGCGAGATCGACAAGGCGCTGCGCTGGCTCGACGAGCTGGCGCTTGGGGTCGAGGCGGCCCATGAACATGGCCCCGTCACTCGCTCGATCCGTGTCTACAGCGAACGCGAATGCGCAAAGCTCGACCTGGAGGCGCGCGGCATGATCATGTCGCTGGAGCACAGCGGTATCCTGGATCCGATCAGCCGCGAGCTGGTGATCGACCGTCTTTTGGCAATCGACCATCCGCGGATGCTGGTCGATGAGGTCAAGTGGGTCGCACTCCTGGTGCTCATGAACCGCCCGGGGCGTGAGGAGGCCTTCGACCAGCTCGAGGCGATGCTCTACGCCGACGAGCCGGTCTATCTGCACTGA
- the topA gene encoding type I DNA topoisomerase, producing the protein MNLVIVESPAKAKTIKKYLGPSFDVLASYGHVRDLVPKEGAVDPDHGFAMKYQVIERNEKHVQAIAKKLKDCEALYLATDPDREGEAISWHIHELLKSRRQLGDKPVHRVVFNEITQRAVQEAIAHPRQISYDLVNAQQARRALDYLVGFNLSPLLWKKIRRGLSAGRVQSPALRLICEREAEIESFVKREYWTIEADAAKDQRPFVARLIRFGGEKVEQFSITDQARATEVKSALERAATGRLRVEQVERKQRRRQPAPPFITSTLQQEAARKLGFSAQNTMRVAQQLYEGVDVGSGAVGLITYMRTDSVNLAQEAIAEIRAYVAERYGAAGLPDSPRLFKTKSKNAQEAHEAIRPTSIRREPSAVKPYLTVEQFKLYELIWRRTLACQMAQALIDQVAVDLSAGTDTGHLLRATGSTVVDPGFMRVYLEGRDDAKGADDDEERMLPEMQVGDWVELIAIRPEQHFTEPPPRYSEATLVKALEEFGIGRPSTYASIISTLQEREYVILDKKRFVPTDIGRVVNRFLTDYFTSYVDYDFTARLEDELDAVSRGEEEWVPVLERFWRPFKALVDHTQEHVKRSDVTQERIKETCPKCGGQLAIRLGRNGRFIGCTHYPECDYTRDLNPDRTEREAAPEVIEGRLCPLCGSTLEIKRGRYGKFIGCSAYPTCKYIEPLDKPEDTGISCPQCGQGRLQKKKSRRGKLFYSCSTYPKCDYAVWDEPLAEPCPSCGWPILTLKATKTQGVFKVCPRKECGYRAPVAEVEATSGALD; encoded by the coding sequence ATGAATCTCGTCATCGTCGAATCCCCAGCCAAGGCCAAGACCATCAAGAAATATCTCGGACCCAGCTTCGATGTCTTGGCCTCCTACGGCCATGTGCGTGATCTGGTCCCCAAGGAGGGAGCGGTCGATCCGGACCATGGTTTCGCGATGAAGTACCAGGTCATCGAGCGCAACGAGAAGCACGTCCAGGCCATCGCCAAAAAACTCAAGGACTGTGAGGCGCTCTATTTGGCCACCGACCCCGACCGCGAGGGCGAGGCCATCTCCTGGCACATCCACGAGCTGCTCAAGAGTCGGCGTCAACTCGGCGACAAGCCGGTACATCGCGTGGTCTTCAACGAGATCACCCAGCGTGCGGTCCAGGAGGCCATCGCGCATCCGCGCCAGATCTCATACGACCTGGTCAATGCCCAGCAGGCGCGCCGGGCGCTCGACTATCTGGTCGGCTTCAATCTCTCGCCCCTGCTGTGGAAGAAGATCCGGCGTGGACTCTCGGCCGGGCGGGTGCAGAGTCCGGCGCTGCGCCTGATCTGCGAGCGCGAGGCCGAGATCGAGTCCTTCGTCAAGCGCGAGTACTGGACCATCGAGGCCGATGCAGCCAAGGACCAACGTCCCTTCGTCGCCCGGCTCATTCGCTTCGGCGGCGAGAAGGTCGAGCAGTTCAGCATCACCGACCAGGCGCGCGCCACTGAGGTCAAGTCCGCGCTGGAAAGGGCCGCCACTGGCCGGCTCAGGGTCGAGCAGGTCGAGCGCAAGCAGCGCCGGCGCCAGCCCGCCCCGCCCTTCATCACCTCCACCCTTCAGCAGGAGGCCGCGCGCAAGCTTGGTTTTAGCGCCCAGAACACCATGCGTGTGGCTCAGCAGCTCTACGAGGGCGTGGATGTCGGCTCGGGTGCGGTCGGACTCATCACCTATATGCGCACCGACTCGGTGAATCTGGCCCAGGAGGCCATCGCCGAGATCCGTGCCTATGTCGCCGAACGCTATGGCGCGGCGGGGCTTCCGGACAGCCCGCGCCTGTTCAAGACCAAGTCCAAGAATGCCCAGGAGGCCCACGAGGCCATCCGTCCGACCTCGATCCGGCGCGAACCGTCCGCCGTCAAGCCTTATCTCACGGTCGAGCAGTTCAAGCTCTACGAGCTGATCTGGAGGCGCACGCTCGCCTGTCAGATGGCCCAGGCGCTCATCGATCAGGTCGCAGTCGACCTGAGTGCCGGCACGGATACTGGCCATCTGTTGCGCGCCACCGGCTCGACGGTGGTCGATCCTGGCTTCATGCGCGTCTATCTGGAAGGACGCGACGATGCCAAGGGGGCCGACGACGATGAGGAGCGGATGCTCCCCGAGATGCAGGTCGGCGACTGGGTCGAGCTGATCGCGATCCGTCCCGAGCAACACTTCACCGAGCCGCCGCCGCGCTATAGCGAAGCGACCTTGGTCAAGGCACTCGAAGAGTTCGGTATCGGACGCCCCTCGACCTATGCCTCGATCATCTCGACCCTCCAGGAGCGTGAATACGTGATCCTGGACAAGAAACGCTTTGTACCGACCGATATCGGGCGCGTGGTCAATCGCTTCCTGACCGACTATTTCACCTCTTACGTCGACTACGACTTCACCGCCCGTCTGGAGGACGAGTTGGATGCCGTCTCGCGCGGGGAGGAGGAATGGGTACCCGTGCTGGAGCGTTTCTGGCGTCCGTTCAAAGCGCTGGTCGACCACACGCAAGAGCACGTCAAGCGCAGCGATGTGACCCAGGAACGTATCAAGGAGACCTGCCCCAAGTGCGGCGGTCAGCTCGCGATCCGGCTCGGGCGCAATGGGCGCTTCATCGGCTGCACCCACTATCCTGAGTGCGACTACACCCGCGACCTCAATCCGGACAGGACCGAGCGCGAGGCAGCGCCCGAGGTCATCGAGGGCCGTTTGTGTCCATTGTGCGGATCGACGCTCGAGATCAAGCGCGGACGCTATGGTAAGTTCATCGGATGCAGCGCCTATCCGACCTGCAAGTACATCGAGCCGCTCGACAAGCCCGAGGACACGGGCATCAGCTGCCCGCAGTGCGGTCAGGGCAGGCTACAAAAGAAGAAATCCCGGCGCGGTAAGCTGTTCTATTCCTGCTCGACCTATCCCAAGTGCGACTATGCGGTCTGGGACGAGCCGCTCGCCGAACCCTGTCCGAGCTGCGGCTGGCCGATCCTGACGCTCAAGGCCACCAAGACCCAGGGCGTGTTCAAGGTCTGTCCGCGCAAGGAGTGTGGTTACCGCGCCCCGGTCGCGGAAGTGGAGGCCACGTCCGGCGCGCTGGACTGA
- a CDS encoding L,D-transpeptidase family protein: MYVDSWLNSINIHRESARITVRGESRPAAAQRHPLAVSGLGLALSLVGVMLLNGCSTTAPSASTRPVTGPVDKVVVKKSQRQLELLSGGQVVRQYRVALGGSPVGHKYREGDQRTPEGTYTLNWRNPNSNFYKAIHISYPSEKDRALSRQLGYSNPGGMIMLHGLPNYIQSESMRREYANRDWTQGCIAVQNQDMDEIWSLVKDGTPIQIMP, translated from the coding sequence ATGTACGTCGATAGCTGGCTCAACTCTATCAATATCCATCGCGAATCTGCGCGCATAACCGTCCGGGGCGAGTCCCGTCCGGCGGCGGCCCAGCGCCACCCGCTGGCCGTCTCGGGTCTCGGCCTGGCCCTGAGCCTGGTTGGAGTCATGCTGCTGAACGGTTGCAGTACCACAGCCCCCTCGGCGTCCACGCGGCCAGTCACAGGGCCAGTCGACAAGGTAGTGGTCAAAAAGTCACAGCGCCAGCTCGAGCTACTCAGTGGTGGCCAGGTAGTGCGTCAATATCGCGTCGCGCTCGGTGGCTCGCCGGTCGGGCACAAGTATCGCGAGGGCGACCAGCGCACACCCGAGGGGACCTATACCCTCAACTGGCGGAACCCAAACAGCAATTTCTACAAGGCCATCCATATCTCCTACCCCAGTGAGAAGGATCGCGCCCTCAGCCGCCAGCTCGGCTACAGCAATCCAGGCGGCATGATCATGCTCCATGGTCTGCCCAACTACATCCAGTCCGAGAGCATGCGCCGAGAGTATGCCAACCGCGACTGGACCCAGGGCTGTATCGCGGTCCAAAACCAGGATATGGACGAAATCTGGAGTCTGGTGAAGGACGGAACGCCGATCCAGATCATGCCCTGA
- a CDS encoding class I SAM-dependent rRNA methyltransferase, translating into MHPQSLILRKDQERRLLAGHCWIYSNEIDTKLTPLKGLQPGQPVEILSASERWIGHGYANPHSLICARVVSRERAHPLSPALWLARLHEALDLRERLYTSPFYRLVFGESDGLPGLIVDRYGDRLAVQITTAGMERACAEILAALEQVLRPRAIVLRNDTAVRELEGLEQAVTWALGQPEDDWILTEHGLEFAIDPIRGQKTGWFFDQAENRARLARYGVGERVLDVFSYVGAWGLRAAALGASEVTCVDASVDALERLRTNAERNGLGARVRTLQGDAFEVLRELRDQGQRFDTVLLDPPAFIKRRKDEQDGTAAYRRLNRLGLELLEPGGLLVTSSCSFHLGRDAFQRVVQQAGHSARRRLQVLEIGQQGPDHPLHPAIQEMAYLKTLFVRALHSP; encoded by the coding sequence ATGCATCCCCAGTCACTCATCCTGCGCAAAGACCAGGAACGCCGTCTGCTTGCCGGACATTGCTGGATCTACAGCAACGAGATCGATACCAAGCTCACCCCCTTAAAGGGGCTCCAGCCCGGTCAGCCGGTCGAGATCCTGAGTGCGAGCGAGCGCTGGATCGGTCACGGCTATGCCAATCCACACTCCTTGATCTGTGCCCGGGTCGTCAGCCGTGAGCGTGCGCATCCGCTGAGCCCGGCCTTGTGGCTGGCACGGCTGCACGAGGCACTGGATCTGCGCGAGCGGCTTTACACATCGCCCTTTTACCGATTGGTCTTCGGCGAGAGCGATGGACTGCCAGGACTGATCGTCGACCGCTATGGCGACCGTTTGGCGGTCCAGATCACCACAGCCGGCATGGAGCGCGCCTGTGCCGAGATCTTGGCGGCACTGGAACAGGTGCTGCGCCCGCGGGCGATCGTACTGCGTAACGATACGGCGGTGCGTGAGCTGGAGGGGCTCGAACAGGCGGTCACCTGGGCCCTGGGTCAGCCGGAAGACGATTGGATCCTGACCGAGCACGGCCTCGAGTTCGCCATCGACCCCATCCGGGGCCAGAAGACCGGCTGGTTCTTCGATCAGGCCGAAAACCGCGCGCGTCTGGCCCGCTATGGTGTCGGCGAGCGGGTCTTGGATGTCTTCAGCTATGTTGGCGCCTGGGGTCTGCGTGCCGCGGCCCTCGGGGCCTCGGAGGTGACCTGTGTCGATGCCTCGGTCGATGCCCTGGAGCGTCTCCGGACCAATGCCGAACGCAATGGTCTGGGCGCGCGGGTGCGCACCCTACAAGGCGATGCCTTCGAGGTACTGCGCGAGCTGCGCGATCAGGGGCAGAGGTTCGACACCGTGCTGCTCGATCCACCGGCATTCATCAAACGCCGCAAGGACGAACAGGACGGCACAGCGGCCTATCGACGCCTCAATCGGCTCGGTCTTGAGCTATTGGAGCCGGGCGGGCTGCTCGTGACCTCGTCTTGTTCCTTCCACCTGGGGCGTGATGCATTTCAGCGTGTGGTACAGCAGGCTGGACACAGCGCCAGACGGCGACTCCAGGTGCTGGAGATCGGTCAGCAGGGGCCGGATCACCCGCTCCATCCCGCCATCCAGGAGATGGCCTATCTCAAGACGCTCTTCGTGCGCGCCCTTCACTCGCCTTGA